In Vibrio lentus, a single genomic region encodes these proteins:
- a CDS encoding YcjX family protein yields MKHLTQEMSDFISRGTDSHIRVAVTGLSRAGKTAFITSLVNQLLHTSTHKNLPLLASARDGRIIGAKRIPQHNMMIPRFSYDEAMESLNAQPPEWPVPTRDVSEIRLAIKYKPAKGAKKLLSKNSTLYLDIVDYPGEWLLDLPLLDMDFDTWSQSQFAALKGDRETYSQQWNTMRGGIDLLAEADEKKLVAIADSYTQYLHTCKDNGLHWVQPGRFVLPGELEGAPVLQFFPCAAPEGKFSKTSNYAVLKARYEEYQQKVVKAFYKNHFATFDRQIVLVDCLQPLNAGYDSFMDMRGALEQLLKSFKYGRSNMLRRLFAPKIDKILFAATKADHVTPDQHPNLVSLLQQMVHPAWQQAAFEHIDMSCMSIASIQATSAGYISSGSDNVPALQGVTLNNEPQTMYPGEVPRKLPNKQYWENNQFDFTSFRPMEQHSDEPCQHLRVDKVLEYLIGDKLK; encoded by the coding sequence TTCTCACATTCGAGTAGCGGTCACGGGGCTTTCTCGTGCGGGTAAGACAGCCTTCATTACTTCGCTGGTTAATCAGCTTCTTCATACGTCTACCCACAAAAATCTGCCTCTACTTGCATCGGCGAGAGACGGAAGAATTATTGGCGCTAAACGCATTCCGCAACACAACATGATGATCCCACGCTTCTCTTATGATGAAGCGATGGAATCTTTGAATGCGCAGCCACCAGAATGGCCAGTGCCGACGCGCGATGTCAGTGAGATTCGTCTAGCCATCAAATATAAGCCAGCTAAAGGCGCAAAGAAGCTGCTGAGTAAAAACAGCACCCTTTATCTCGATATTGTCGATTATCCGGGTGAGTGGCTACTTGATTTACCTTTGCTGGATATGGACTTTGATACTTGGAGCCAATCCCAATTCGCCGCGTTGAAAGGCGATCGAGAAACCTACTCGCAACAGTGGAACACAATGCGTGGTGGCATTGACTTGCTAGCCGAAGCCGACGAAAAGAAACTGGTCGCGATTGCCGATAGCTATACTCAGTACCTTCATACTTGTAAGGATAACGGATTGCACTGGGTACAACCGGGTCGATTCGTATTGCCGGGTGAGCTTGAAGGTGCGCCTGTGCTGCAATTCTTCCCGTGTGCTGCGCCCGAGGGTAAGTTCTCGAAAACCAGCAACTATGCAGTGCTAAAAGCTCGTTATGAAGAGTACCAACAGAAGGTCGTGAAAGCGTTCTACAAGAATCACTTTGCCACGTTCGACAGACAAATCGTGCTGGTGGATTGCTTACAACCACTTAACGCAGGCTATGACTCTTTCATGGACATGCGTGGTGCATTAGAACAGTTATTGAAGAGCTTTAAGTACGGGCGAAGCAATATGCTAAGACGCTTGTTTGCACCGAAGATCGACAAGATTTTGTTTGCAGCCACCAAAGCTGACCATGTGACACCGGATCAACATCCGAACTTAGTATCACTGTTACAGCAGATGGTACACCCTGCTTGGCAACAGGCGGCGTTTGAACATATCGACATGAGTTGTATGAGCATCGCGTCTATTCAAGCGACCAGTGCGGGATATATTTCGTCGGGTTCAGACAATGTTCCAGCACTGCAAGGTGTCACTTTAAACAACGAGCCTCAAACCATGTATCCGGGTGAGGTACCGCGCAAACTGCCGAACAAACAGTATTGGGAAAATAACCAGTTTGATTTCACGAGCTTTAGGCCTATGGAGCAACACTCCGATGAGCCTTGTCAGCATCTGAGAGTCGACAAGGTTTTAGAGTATCTCATTGGCGACAAGTTGAAGTAA
- a CDS encoding YcjF family protein — translation MSELKTKQVFDEPLKTSFDEPDKNEISPDLGAQQLFTEQEKFVPVAPQVENDLDGDAELQLEQVIRPSKKKKWFGTGLLVAFSGLVGWQAIDSVITAIQTADWLALGWAGFIAAIASLGLGAIGKELWKLRSLKDHFSVQEQSEELLQSQSVGKGKAFCENIAKQGGIVAESPSYDKWRNSINPAHSDAEVLDMYDALVVSQQDKVATQIVTKFSTESAALVAVSPLAAADMLLVAWRNFTMIDKLADVYGIELGYWSRIKLFKLVLINMAAAGASELAIDASMDLVSMDLAGKVSARAGQGLGVGILTARLGLKAMSLLRPMPWHNDRKVKLSDLRKAVLSEIKCITLK, via the coding sequence ATGAGTGAATTGAAAACAAAGCAGGTCTTTGATGAACCGTTGAAGACCTCGTTCGACGAGCCTGATAAGAATGAAATTAGTCCAGACTTGGGTGCCCAACAACTATTTACGGAACAAGAGAAGTTTGTGCCCGTCGCTCCACAAGTGGAAAACGACCTTGATGGTGACGCTGAGCTGCAATTGGAACAAGTGATTCGACCGAGCAAAAAGAAAAAGTGGTTTGGAACGGGTTTACTGGTCGCTTTCTCCGGTCTGGTTGGCTGGCAAGCGATTGACTCTGTCATTACTGCTATTCAAACCGCTGACTGGCTAGCTTTAGGTTGGGCAGGCTTCATCGCTGCCATTGCTTCATTAGGTTTAGGCGCAATAGGCAAAGAGTTGTGGAAGCTGCGTTCGCTGAAAGACCATTTTAGTGTGCAAGAGCAGAGTGAAGAGCTACTGCAAAGCCAGAGTGTTGGTAAAGGTAAAGCGTTCTGTGAAAACATTGCTAAGCAGGGCGGTATAGTGGCTGAGTCTCCTTCGTACGATAAGTGGCGAAATAGTATTAATCCGGCGCACAGCGATGCTGAAGTGTTGGATATGTACGATGCGTTGGTCGTGAGTCAGCAAGATAAGGTCGCTACTCAAATCGTCACTAAGTTCTCGACGGAATCCGCGGCCTTGGTTGCTGTGAGCCCGTTGGCTGCTGCTGATATGTTGCTGGTGGCATGGCGTAATTTCACTATGATAGACAAGCTTGCCGACGTCTATGGTATTGAGCTTGGCTATTGGTCTCGCATTAAGTTGTTCAAGTTGGTGTTAATCAACATGGCAGCGGCAGGGGCGAGTGAGCTGGCGATTGATGCGAGTATGGACTTAGTCTCGATGGATCTTGCGGGTAAAGTCTCAGCTCGAGCAGGGCAGGGTCTTGGTGTTGGTATTCTTACTGCACGACTTGGTCTGAAAGCGATGTCATTGCTTCGACCTATGCCTTGGCACAATGACCGAAAAGTAAAACTATCAGACCTCCGCAAAGCTGTCCTTTCTGAAATAAAGTGTATCACTCTCAAATAA
- the tyrR gene encoding transcriptional regulator TyrR — protein MRLEVLCEDRLGLTRELLDILASKSIDLRGIEIDVKGIIYLNCPDINFDAFSELMAEIRRISGVKDVRKIQFMPSERHNTELIALLANLPDPVIAIDLKGSVDMANHAALNLFGKQEDEVIGEPLATFVPSFNFARWIEGDVTRHREVVVLEGLDFSIEILPIYLGGDVNEAVLASAVMTIRSCNQEMNSPDSIPEQNNLGFEHFVGVSNRHKALISQAKKLAMLDQPLLIEGDTGTGKEMLAKACHNRSNRASFPFLILSCASMPDDVAETELFGHAPGSFNHEQGHKGIFEQANGGTVFLDEIGEMSPHLQIKLLRFLQDGSFRRVGEEEEMHADVRIIASTRHRLSELADSGSFREDLFYRLNVLTLSIPALRERSNDVAPLLELFVAKYAQQLGMLKPKLTVELIDQLGNYQWPGNIRQLDNMVLRALTELDSDTLTVEQFHLPQLETMTAGMANLSLDGSLDEIMKDYESQILEKLYQSFPSSRKLAKRLNVSHTSIANKLRDYGIRKN, from the coding sequence GTGCGTCTTGAAGTATTGTGTGAAGACAGACTCGGCTTAACGCGTGAGTTGCTCGATATCTTGGCCTCAAAAAGCATTGATTTAAGAGGAATCGAAATTGATGTTAAAGGCATTATTTACCTAAACTGCCCTGATATTAATTTTGATGCTTTTAGTGAACTTATGGCTGAAATTCGCCGAATTTCAGGTGTGAAGGATGTACGTAAAATCCAATTTATGCCGAGCGAAAGGCATAATACCGAGCTGATTGCTCTGCTGGCTAACCTGCCAGATCCCGTGATTGCGATTGACCTTAAAGGCTCAGTCGACATGGCGAACCACGCTGCATTGAACCTATTCGGCAAGCAAGAAGACGAAGTCATCGGTGAGCCGCTAGCGACGTTTGTGCCTAGCTTTAACTTTGCTCGTTGGATCGAAGGCGATGTAACGCGCCATCGTGAAGTCGTGGTGTTAGAAGGTTTGGACTTCTCTATCGAGATACTGCCGATTTATCTTGGCGGTGACGTTAACGAAGCGGTACTGGCGAGCGCAGTAATGACGATTCGTTCTTGTAATCAAGAGATGAATTCGCCAGATTCAATCCCTGAACAGAACAACCTAGGTTTTGAACACTTTGTTGGTGTCTCTAATCGCCATAAAGCCTTGATCAGCCAAGCTAAGAAATTGGCTATGCTGGATCAGCCTCTACTTATTGAAGGGGACACAGGTACGGGCAAAGAGATGTTGGCTAAAGCGTGTCATAACCGTTCGAACCGAGCGTCTTTCCCATTCTTGATTCTAAGCTGTGCATCAATGCCTGATGATGTGGCTGAAACTGAGTTGTTTGGTCATGCACCGGGTTCATTTAACCATGAACAAGGTCATAAAGGCATTTTCGAACAAGCGAATGGCGGTACGGTATTTTTAGATGAGATCGGCGAGATGAGCCCGCATCTACAAATCAAACTGTTGCGTTTCCTACAAGATGGTTCATTCCGACGTGTAGGCGAAGAAGAAGAGATGCACGCCGATGTGCGTATTATCGCTTCAACACGTCATCGACTTTCTGAATTAGCTGACTCTGGTTCATTCCGTGAAGACCTGTTCTACCGTTTAAACGTTTTGACTCTGTCTATTCCGGCACTGCGTGAACGCTCAAACGACGTAGCACCTTTGTTGGAACTCTTTGTCGCAAAATACGCACAGCAATTGGGCATGTTAAAACCAAAACTGACGGTAGAACTTATCGATCAGTTAGGGAACTACCAATGGCCGGGCAACATTCGTCAGTTAGACAACATGGTGCTGCGTGCATTAACTGAGTTAGATTCAGACACGTTAACCGTTGAGCAATTCCACTTGCCTCAACTAGAAACTATGACGGCAGGAATGGCGAACTTAAGCTTAGACGGTTCACTCGATGAGATCATGAAAGACTACGAGTCGCAGATTCTAGAGAAGCTGTATCAGTCGTTCCCATCGAGCCGAAAGTTGGCAAAACGTCTGAATGTTTCTCACACCTCAATTGCGAACAAACTTCGCGATTACGGTATCAGAAAGAACTGA
- the rimJ gene encoding ribosomal protein S5-alanine N-acetyltransferase, producing the protein MEDLSTPERIYKRDGNLILRTAEIDDANMISDYFQTNREYLKPWEPIREDAFFDRTGWAQRLIKLNELHKMGLGYYCLLVNDDTNEMLGTISFSNLSRFPFYACNVGYSLAESAQGHGYMRRGLSMAKDYMFDVQNMHRLMAGYMPHNERSAGVLEYLGFVREGFAKDYLQINGKWEDHILTALVNPNWEDRRAV; encoded by the coding sequence ATGGAAGATTTGAGCACACCAGAACGCATTTATAAGCGCGATGGAAACCTGATTCTACGTACCGCTGAGATAGATGATGCGAACATGATCAGTGATTACTTTCAAACTAACCGAGAGTACCTTAAGCCTTGGGAACCAATTCGTGAAGATGCGTTTTTTGATAGAACGGGTTGGGCGCAGCGCCTGATTAAGCTAAACGAACTTCATAAAATGGGGCTAGGTTATTACTGTTTGCTTGTTAATGATGACACCAACGAAATGTTGGGCACCATTTCATTCAGTAATCTGTCTCGATTCCCTTTCTATGCGTGTAACGTGGGCTATTCGCTTGCTGAAAGTGCACAAGGCCACGGTTACATGCGCAGAGGCTTAAGCATGGCAAAGGACTATATGTTTGATGTTCAGAACATGCATCGTTTGATGGCGGGTTATATGCCTCATAATGAGCGTAGCGCTGGTGTGTTGGAATATTTAGGTTTTGTTCGTGAAGGCTTTGCCAAAGATTATTTGCAGATCAACGGTAAATGGGAAGACCATATACTGACTGCACTAGTTAACCCGAACTGGGAAGATAGGCGCGCTGTTTAG
- a CDS encoding DUF2947 domain-containing protein — protein sequence MSYTTLDEYQRKWIFTHQSMPLPAEDLEKIKPMTQARASQFWKENVSPQSPDAERLSSQDWPSKASNWNEEISWMANWEADEPEMPEEILNFIDWQDDVTVYFCYEKYNILETKWSVFKKHWKNFLFYDDGPILLGRRRSEALWFATNGTVKIGNRA from the coding sequence ATGTCATATACAACTTTGGACGAATACCAAAGAAAATGGATTTTTACTCACCAGTCGATGCCATTACCGGCAGAGGACTTGGAAAAGATTAAACCAATGACACAGGCAAGGGCGTCTCAGTTTTGGAAAGAGAACGTAAGCCCTCAAAGCCCGGACGCAGAAAGACTAAGTTCACAAGACTGGCCAAGCAAGGCATCCAACTGGAACGAAGAGATCAGCTGGATGGCAAATTGGGAAGCCGATGAGCCTGAAATGCCAGAAGAGATCCTTAACTTCATTGATTGGCAAGATGACGTAACTGTTTATTTTTGTTATGAAAAGTATAACATTCTCGAAACTAAATGGTCAGTTTTTAAGAAGCACTGGAAGAACTTTTTGTTCTACGATGATGGCCCAATTTTACTAGGTCGCCGTCGTTCAGAAGCACTTTGGTTTGCAACAAACGGCACCGTTAAAATTGGTAACCGAGCTTAA
- a CDS encoding sensor domain-containing diguanylate cyclase: protein MPFTNIYQSSSKYAINDLVKEMDLSLWKSMLNNIAEVLNAPAVGLILTSKVGFQNIAMSSSPGVKANPGKIIPRDINLYCKKVMETKAMLYVQNASGKEEWSDNPELTQMGYVSYLGLPIFQSDGRMFATLCALDTKETSYKPIQINLMESISALLEREVHIAERVRKLKYTSNHDELTQVFNRRAILSESPKFIDNAIDSGVSIGAAYFDIDGLKHVNDNFGHNIGDQYIKSFSHSLQYNTRKEDICGRLGGDEFILLCRDVTESSLNKILSRIQSDFNKHSQKLGIDCHATFSHGSLIFSSNIPAIEELIRLADTQMYENKMSKRYAQL from the coding sequence ATGCCATTTACCAATATATATCAATCCAGTTCTAAATATGCCATCAATGATCTAGTTAAAGAAATGGACCTCTCTTTATGGAAAAGTATGCTCAACAACATAGCAGAAGTGCTTAATGCGCCGGCTGTAGGGCTTATTCTTACGTCAAAAGTTGGATTCCAAAACATTGCTATGTCTTCATCACCAGGCGTAAAAGCAAACCCCGGAAAAATCATCCCTAGAGACATCAATTTGTACTGTAAGAAAGTGATGGAAACCAAGGCCATGCTTTATGTACAAAATGCTTCCGGTAAAGAGGAGTGGAGCGACAACCCAGAACTGACACAAATGGGTTACGTTTCTTATCTTGGCTTACCCATCTTCCAATCAGACGGCAGAATGTTTGCGACACTTTGTGCCCTAGACACTAAAGAGACCTCTTATAAGCCGATACAGATAAATTTAATGGAGAGTATTAGTGCTCTATTAGAGAGGGAGGTTCACATTGCTGAGCGGGTACGAAAATTAAAATACACTTCTAATCATGACGAGTTAACTCAGGTTTTTAATAGGCGAGCCATATTAAGTGAATCCCCTAAATTCATCGATAATGCCATAGATAGTGGAGTTAGCATTGGAGCTGCCTATTTTGATATTGATGGTCTTAAGCATGTCAATGACAACTTCGGACATAATATTGGCGACCAATATATAAAGTCGTTCTCTCATTCACTTCAGTACAACACCCGCAAGGAAGATATTTGTGGAAGGCTTGGAGGAGATGAATTTATCTTATTATGTAGAGACGTCACAGAAAGCTCCTTAAATAAGATTCTAAGCCGAATACAATCAGACTTTAACAAACACTCTCAAAAACTAGGTATAGATTGCCATGCTACCTTTAGTCATGGTTCACTCATTTTCTCATCAAATATTCCAGCCATAGAAGAGTTAATACGACTAGCAGACACGCAGATGTATGAAAACAAAATGAGTAAACGTTATGCTCAGCTCTAA
- a CDS encoding Hsp70 family protein: MASPRFLVGIDLGTTNTVVAYCEINDDLQHAPVSLFDIDQLIGPGEVVRKPLLPSFRYHPAQGQISPSDLTMPWEPSLVEGDIQNVIVGEWARELGAKVEGRQVSSAKSWLSHQAVDRNSDILPWAGATDVDKVSPVVASASYLNHIRQAWNYRNPSNKLEDQDVVVTVPASFDETARKLTLEAAELAGLGKILLLEEPQAVCYDWYARHQKTAADELQQIPLILVCDVGGGTTDLSLIEASFNSSNGNDQELALDRIGVGEHLMLGGDNLDLALAHLAEQRFNQNKKLNASSLTKLIQQTRAAKESLLSANAPDDVKITMLGSGSKLLGGTKSIGLTKQEVHQIALEGFFPLSEFTEVPDKRRSAVVEFGLPYAADPAVSKHVAEFLATHQQVSKAALEKSGTIEFDETKPAIPVGVLLNGGVFNSELVTERITQLLGNWNGAPITVLDNPHPDWSVALGAVAFGKARRGAQLKIGGGAARSYFLHLQEKNKMGKALCLLAKGTEEGQEIRLNSRRFSLTLGEPVRFNLLTSTHDQIAHDTAIQNGVMVNVDADLFSPLPPYISTLEGSGTAELQANQKERVEVLLACQLTEVGTLKMECVSTEDDTKRWLLEFEVRNKQGDESDNSKLHPRLDECKELISRLYSGNKKSAESKEIKTLAKALEKRLGKREEWDFTTLRHLFDSFSLGRKRRRRSEAHEKNWLRLAGYSMRPGFGAPTDSWRIEQIWSLYQQNIQFQNHQGWTDWWVFWRRVAGGLNQEQQESILADIAKYLHPGAMKNPKTAKDAQDNGYEAMVRLAASLEQLEVEDKVLLATWFLSKAINHNQFEQAHWWALGRLASRTPLYGSQHSVIPREQAEQWLPKLLDQNWQKEQMIAFAAVMICRKTGDRQFDISDDYRAQVLEKLKQSKVPESWLTLVSEVTELSESESKRVFGDALPSGLSLINS, from the coding sequence ATGGCATCTCCTCGTTTTTTAGTCGGCATTGACTTAGGTACAACCAACACTGTGGTTGCCTACTGTGAAATCAACGACGACCTACAACATGCTCCCGTTTCTCTTTTCGATATTGACCAACTCATCGGCCCCGGTGAAGTGGTTCGCAAGCCGCTACTTCCTTCATTTCGTTACCATCCGGCACAAGGTCAGATCTCCCCTTCCGATCTCACTATGCCTTGGGAACCGAGCTTGGTTGAAGGTGATATTCAAAACGTCATCGTTGGTGAGTGGGCTCGCGAACTGGGCGCAAAAGTTGAAGGCCGCCAAGTATCCAGTGCTAAGAGCTGGTTATCTCACCAAGCAGTTGATCGTAACTCCGACATTCTGCCTTGGGCAGGCGCAACTGACGTCGATAAGGTCTCTCCTGTTGTCGCAAGCGCAAGCTACCTGAACCACATCCGTCAAGCATGGAACTACCGTAACCCAAGCAATAAGCTTGAAGACCAAGACGTTGTAGTAACTGTTCCCGCTTCATTCGATGAGACAGCACGTAAGCTGACACTCGAAGCGGCAGAACTGGCGGGCTTAGGTAAGATTCTGTTACTCGAAGAGCCACAAGCCGTTTGTTATGACTGGTACGCCCGTCATCAAAAAACCGCTGCAGACGAACTTCAACAGATCCCGCTGATTCTAGTGTGTGATGTTGGTGGCGGTACTACCGATTTAAGTTTGATCGAAGCTAGCTTCAACTCAAGCAATGGCAATGACCAAGAACTCGCACTCGACCGTATCGGCGTTGGTGAGCACTTGATGCTCGGGGGTGATAACCTCGATTTAGCCCTTGCTCACCTTGCAGAACAACGCTTCAATCAAAACAAAAAGCTGAATGCGTCTAGCCTAACCAAGCTTATTCAGCAAACTCGCGCCGCAAAAGAGAGCCTGCTTTCTGCTAATGCGCCAGACGATGTGAAGATCACCATGCTGGGCAGCGGTTCAAAACTGCTTGGCGGTACGAAGAGTATTGGTTTAACCAAGCAAGAAGTTCATCAGATTGCTCTGGAAGGTTTCTTCCCACTTTCTGAGTTCACTGAAGTGCCAGACAAACGCCGCAGCGCGGTGGTTGAGTTCGGCCTACCCTACGCAGCAGATCCTGCGGTAAGTAAGCACGTTGCCGAATTCCTAGCGACACACCAGCAAGTATCAAAAGCGGCACTAGAGAAATCTGGAACAATCGAATTTGATGAGACAAAACCGGCGATTCCTGTTGGTGTACTACTCAACGGCGGTGTATTCAACAGTGAGCTTGTCACTGAACGTATTACTCAGTTACTTGGCAATTGGAACGGTGCACCAATCACCGTCTTAGATAACCCTCACCCTGACTGGTCTGTAGCCCTTGGTGCTGTAGCTTTTGGTAAAGCACGCCGTGGTGCACAGCTGAAAATTGGTGGTGGTGCCGCTCGTTCTTACTTCTTGCATTTACAAGAGAAGAACAAGATGGGTAAAGCACTTTGTCTGCTTGCTAAAGGGACTGAAGAAGGCCAAGAGATACGTTTGAACAGCCGTCGTTTCTCACTGACTTTGGGTGAGCCCGTACGTTTCAATCTACTGACTTCAACGCACGATCAAATTGCTCACGACACTGCCATTCAAAACGGCGTGATGGTCAATGTGGATGCCGACTTGTTCTCCCCTCTTCCACCTTATATTTCTACGCTGGAAGGATCAGGCACTGCAGAGCTTCAGGCCAACCAAAAAGAGCGTGTTGAAGTGTTGCTTGCTTGTCAGTTAACCGAAGTCGGCACATTGAAAATGGAGTGTGTGAGTACGGAAGATGACACCAAGCGTTGGTTGCTTGAGTTCGAAGTCAGAAACAAGCAAGGCGATGAATCCGACAACTCTAAACTTCATCCAAGATTGGATGAGTGTAAGGAGTTGATTTCTCGTCTGTACAGTGGCAACAAGAAAAGTGCTGAGTCTAAAGAGATCAAAACGCTGGCCAAAGCTCTTGAGAAACGACTTGGTAAGCGCGAAGAGTGGGACTTTACGACTCTCCGTCACCTGTTTGATTCGTTCTCATTAGGTCGTAAACGTCGTCGTCGCTCTGAAGCGCACGAGAAAAACTGGCTGCGTTTAGCGGGTTACTCTATGCGGCCTGGCTTTGGTGCTCCAACTGACTCATGGCGTATCGAACAAATTTGGAGCCTCTACCAACAAAATATCCAATTCCAGAACCATCAAGGTTGGACAGATTGGTGGGTATTCTGGCGTCGAGTTGCGGGTGGCCTGAATCAAGAGCAGCAAGAGAGCATCTTGGCTGATATCGCGAAGTACCTTCACCCAGGTGCAATGAAGAACCCTAAAACGGCTAAAGATGCACAAGACAATGGTTATGAAGCCATGGTGAGATTGGCAGCGTCACTTGAACAACTGGAAGTGGAAGACAAGGTTCTATTAGCGACTTGGTTCTTAAGCAAAGCGATTAACCATAATCAGTTCGAACAAGCTCACTGGTGGGCTCTGGGTCGCTTAGCGTCTCGTACACCTTTGTACGGAAGCCAACACAGCGTAATTCCAAGAGAGCAAGCAGAACAGTGGTTACCAAAGCTGCTTGACCAGAATTGGCAGAAAGAGCAGATGATTGCCTTCGCGGCTGTGATGATTTGTCGTAAGACGGGTGACCGACAGTTCGATATCTCTGATGACTACCGTGCTCAGGTTCTTGAAAAATTAAAGCAAAGCAAGGTGCCAGAGTCTTGGCTAACGCTAGTAAGTGAAGTTACTGAGCTTTCTGAGAGCGAGTCTAAGCGCGTGTTTGGTGATGCATTACCAAGCGGTTTAAGCCTGATCAATAGCTAG
- a CDS encoding Hsp70 family protein, giving the protein MEHQTQPSSHESSAQTHSQEQHQAPKFSVGIDLGTTHCVLSYIDTTNEDARVEVMQIPQLTAPGTVETRSQLGSFLYQPHEHEMNAGSRVLPWSSEPKALVGAIARNLGSKTPIRLVASAKSWLCHGGVNRRDAFLPAGSPEEVEKVSPLKTTELYLEHLKDAWNHANPEHKLADQDVTITVPASFDPAARDLTAEAARNVGFTHLTLLEEPQAALYSWIDNSNDTWRDEVNVGDIVLVVDIGGGTTDLSLVEVTQDEGNLSLNRIAVGEHILLGGDNMDLALAYRLKMKLAQEGKELAPWQVQAMTHACRDAKEALLNDADLQSVPIVVPSRGSKLLGATLKTELTQQEVQQTLVDGFFPQVAVTDHPVQKTRGALTQMGLPYAQDAGITRHIAAFLSKQANALSGNSETAQQDFNPFANMPGMPGTEAQGSEAPAADFIKPTAVLFNGGVLKSNLLADRLSDTINEWLINADAEFAKQLSGLDLDLAVASGASYYGAVRRGQGVRIRGGIASSYYVGIESAMPAIPGMAPPMEALCVAPFGMEEGSSVQVPSQEFGLVIGQPVHFQFFGSTTRREDQAGTHLDHWAPEDLDELPEIQVTLPVSEGRREGEVVPVTLASRVTELGTLYLEAIATDNGQKWHVEFDVREDTNSDSNEQA; this is encoded by the coding sequence ATGGAACACCAAACTCAGCCATCATCGCACGAGTCATCTGCACAGACGCATTCTCAAGAGCAACATCAGGCGCCTAAGTTCAGTGTTGGTATCGATTTAGGTACAACACACTGCGTTTTGTCTTACATCGACACAACCAATGAAGATGCTCGTGTAGAGGTGATGCAAATCCCTCAGCTAACTGCACCTGGTACAGTAGAAACTCGCAGCCAACTAGGCTCGTTCCTATACCAGCCACACGAACATGAAATGAATGCGGGTTCTCGCGTTCTGCCTTGGTCTTCTGAGCCTAAAGCACTGGTTGGTGCTATTGCTCGTAACCTTGGTTCTAAAACCCCTATCCGCTTGGTCGCAAGTGCTAAATCTTGGCTATGCCACGGTGGTGTGAACCGTCGCGATGCGTTTCTTCCTGCAGGTAGCCCTGAAGAAGTTGAAAAAGTATCTCCGCTTAAGACAACTGAGTTGTACCTAGAGCACCTGAAAGATGCTTGGAACCACGCTAACCCAGAACACAAACTGGCAGACCAAGATGTAACGATCACCGTTCCAGCTTCGTTTGATCCTGCGGCTCGTGACCTAACGGCTGAGGCTGCACGTAATGTTGGTTTTACTCACCTAACGCTTCTAGAAGAGCCACAAGCGGCTCTTTACAGCTGGATTGATAACAGCAACGATACATGGCGTGATGAAGTGAATGTTGGCGACATCGTTCTTGTTGTCGATATCGGTGGTGGTACAACTGACCTTTCGTTAGTTGAAGTAACACAAGATGAAGGCAACCTAAGTCTGAACCGTATCGCAGTAGGTGAACACATCCTACTTGGCGGCGACAACATGGACTTAGCGTTAGCTTACCGTCTGAAAATGAAACTGGCTCAAGAAGGCAAAGAACTGGCTCCTTGGCAGGTTCAAGCGATGACTCATGCATGTCGTGATGCGAAAGAAGCACTGTTAAACGATGCTGACCTTCAATCTGTGCCGATCGTTGTTCCAAGCCGTGGCTCTAAGCTACTTGGCGCAACACTGAAAACAGAACTGACTCAGCAAGAAGTACAACAAACATTGGTTGACGGCTTCTTCCCACAAGTCGCTGTAACGGATCACCCGGTACAGAAAACTCGTGGTGCACTGACTCAAATGGGTCTGCCTTACGCTCAAGACGCAGGTATTACTCGTCACATTGCCGCATTCCTTTCTAAACAAGCGAACGCGCTTTCTGGAAACAGCGAAACGGCTCAACAAGATTTCAACCCATTTGCAAACATGCCCGGTATGCCCGGTACAGAAGCGCAAGGGTCAGAAGCGCCAGCGGCAGACTTCATCAAACCAACAGCGGTACTGTTCAATGGTGGTGTTCTAAAATCTAACCTACTTGCTGATCGTCTTTCAGACACGATCAATGAATGGCTAATTAACGCAGACGCTGAATTCGCTAAACAGCTTTCAGGCTTAGACTTAGACCTAGCGGTTGCAAGTGGCGCTTCTTACTACGGCGCAGTACGTCGTGGCCAAGGCGTTCGTATCCGCGGTGGCATCGCTTCTTCTTACTACGTAGGAATTGAAAGCGCGATGCCAGCTATCCCAGGTATGGCTCCTCCGATGGAAGCTCTGTGTGTTGCACCATTTGGTATGGAAGAAGGCTCAAGCGTTCAAGTGCCTAGCCAAGAGTTCGGTCTAGTGATTGGTCAGCCAGTACACTTCCAATTCTTCGGTTCAACAACACGTCGTGAAGACCAAGCAGGTACGCACCTTGATCACTGGGCTCCAGAAGATCTTGATGAACTTCCTGAAATCCAAGTGACACTGCCTGTTTCTGAAGGTCGTCGCGAAGGTGAAGTGGTTCCGGTGACTTTAGCGTCTCGTGTTACTGAATTAGGCACGTTATACCTAGAAGCGATTGCCACTGACAATGGTCAGAAATGGCACGTTGAGTTCGACGTTCGTGAAGATACGAATAGCGACTCAAACGAACAAGCATAA